One genomic segment of Pseudomonadota bacterium includes these proteins:
- the trpE gene encoding anthranilate synthase component I, whose translation MKILPAIEEFVQNYNKNTGNIIWTKLSCDIETPVSVALKLKGEEYLGLFESVEQGRSRGRYSFIVMSPDSIWRCVDGFPQINKNPSDKNAFADDGKDVFSSLRNYIKESQLNIPKGLPPMSSGIFGFMGYDMVRYMEKLPDGNEDIIGIPEALFIRPRIVIVFDSVNDSMIIAAPVFNFGDSAEEAYKMAESRILYTVKKLIDTNLSLDYLKNADAKLQNKKLNISSNISREEYHEMVNKAKEYIMAGDIFQVVPSQRFTIDFPYDSLSLYRVLRSMNPSPYSFYLKMGDFSLIGSSPEILVRMNDGKITVRPIAGTRKRGADKIEDDKLAKDLLSDEKELAEHLMLIDLGRNDVGRVSGIGTVKVTENMVIEYYSHVMHIVSKVEGKVKKNIDALDAVIAGFPVGTVSGAPKIRAMEIIDELENVRRSFYAGGVGFFSSNGDVDMCITLRTGLAKGDKLYVQAGGGVVADSDPEAEYQESCNKAMALIRAAEEVAKRDW comes from the coding sequence ATGAAGATACTACCTGCTATTGAAGAATTTGTACAAAACTATAATAAAAATACAGGTAATATTATCTGGACTAAACTTTCCTGCGATATAGAAACTCCTGTTTCTGTTGCCCTGAAGTTGAAAGGTGAAGAATATTTAGGTCTGTTCGAGTCAGTAGAGCAGGGAAGAAGTCGCGGCAGATATTCGTTTATCGTTATGTCGCCCGATAGCATCTGGAGATGTGTTGACGGTTTTCCGCAAATAAACAAAAATCCATCGGATAAAAATGCGTTTGCTGATGACGGAAAAGATGTATTTTCGTCATTGAGGAATTATATAAAAGAATCACAGCTTAATATCCCCAAAGGTTTGCCGCCTATGTCGTCAGGCATATTCGGTTTTATGGGGTATGATATGGTCAGGTATATGGAAAAGCTACCTGACGGCAATGAAGACATTATAGGTATTCCAGAGGCTTTATTCATAAGACCTCGGATAGTTATAGTGTTCGATTCGGTAAATGACTCTATGATAATCGCTGCCCCCGTGTTTAATTTTGGCGATAGTGCCGAAGAGGCTTATAAAATGGCGGAAAGCCGTATTTTATATACGGTAAAAAAGCTTATAGATACCAATTTAAGTTTAGATTATTTGAAAAATGCCGATGCCAAATTACAAAATAAAAAACTTAATATCAGCAGTAATATTTCAAGGGAAGAATATCATGAAATGGTAAATAAGGCTAAAGAATATATTATGGCAGGCGATATATTCCAAGTAGTGCCTTCGCAAAGATTTACCATTGATTTCCCTTACGATTCGCTTTCACTATACCGTGTTTTAAGAAGTATGAATCCTTCGCCATATTCATTTTATTTAAAAATGGGTGATTTCTCGCTGATAGGTTCAAGTCCTGAAATTCTGGTAAGAATGAACGATGGAAAAATAACGGTTAGACCGATTGCAGGAACCAGAAAAAGAGGTGCTGACAAAATCGAAGATGATAAATTAGCAAAAGATTTACTATCTGATGAAAAAGAGCTTGCCGAACATTTGATGTTGATAGATCTTGGTCGTAATGATGTAGGCAGGGTGTCTGGCATAGGTACTGTTAAGGTTACTGAAAATATGGTTATAGAATATTATTCGCATGTAATGCATATAGTATCAAAGGTCGAAGGCAAAGTGAAAAAAAATATAGATGCCTTAGATGCAGTGATAGCAGGGTTTCCCGTTGGTACTGTTTCAGGTGCACCCAAGATAAGGGCTATGGAAATAATTGACGAGTTGGAAAATGTAAGGCGTAGCTTTTATGCGGGAGGCGTGGGCTTCTTTTCGTCAAATGGCGATGTTGATATGTGTATTACGCTCAGGACAGGCTTAGCAAAAGGCGATAAGCTGTATGTTCAGGCAGGTGGCGGTGTTGTTGCCGATAGTGACCCTGAGGCTGAATATCAGGAAAGCTGCAATAAAGCCATGGCGTTGATAAGGGCTGCTGAAGAAGTTGCTAAAAGGGATTGGTAG
- a CDS encoding SurA N-terminal domain-containing protein, with product MLEAMRKGSQNIFVKLLLGVLALSFVVWGVGDVFRGGSSTTIAKVGDEKIGYEEYYNSLQREISRFQQILGTTLTPELMQQFDVKRRVFDQMVDNKLIRLRVGELNLKVGDNVVRDIIARESAFYDESGKFNPENFKMVLQYNGLDEKQYVKDIKDEAAIGILVDTLAVSPSSMKNTAKTLYRYRNEYRTAELIYIPTDYVKEMEEPSEADLIQYYQDNSNNFAVPESRTVTYLTYGYEDVKNSVQVSEEAMKAEYEDNIESFTEPEKRDVVQYLFEKEEDAQKALEDINEGKVSLYDDKKIELGEVRHDELPEDVVVPVFALEVGQYSESINTDLGWHIFTINKISEPQGIPFEEVRGEIEDYLKDVKAAEIFEQSSIKIEDELAAGNKLEDIAKKFDLVIHSIPSINSNAQGSSGKPLTDIPDPQTLADVAFSVESGEVSSMTLLSDNSTYVLVRVDNVVPQRVKALDEVKGTVTALWKESQKRKKLMAIAEQVAIEIKGGKAPKELASSMGLKFKMSDEIKRPSPDAFLDNEGGVPAQLSLELFGLKKGESTSYYLSDKGEYVMGKLADIKDSQVDKGKLANLEESLKRDFTDDILRQYNYFLRKQYPVEENENMLNSLSL from the coding sequence ATGCTCGAAGCTATGAGAAAAGGTTCTCAAAATATTTTTGTAAAATTATTGCTAGGTGTTCTTGCCCTGAGTTTTGTTGTCTGGGGCGTGGGAGACGTATTTAGAGGCGGCAGCAGCACGACTATAGCTAAAGTAGGTGACGAAAAAATCGGTTATGAAGAGTATTATAACTCCTTGCAGAGGGAAATCAGTCGTTTTCAGCAGATATTAGGAACAACACTTACTCCCGAACTTATGCAGCAATTTGATGTTAAAAGAAGAGTTTTTGACCAGATGGTCGATAACAAGCTTATAAGATTAAGAGTAGGTGAGCTAAATTTGAAGGTCGGTGATAATGTAGTCAGGGATATTATAGCAAGAGAAAGTGCTTTTTATGATGAGTCGGGGAAGTTTAACCCCGAAAACTTTAAAATGGTTTTACAATATAACGGTCTTGACGAAAAACAGTATGTTAAGGATATCAAAGATGAGGCGGCAATAGGTATTTTAGTTGACACTCTTGCGGTATCGCCGTCATCTATGAAAAATACCGCCAAAACATTATATAGGTATCGCAACGAGTACCGTACTGCTGAGCTTATTTATATTCCAACTGATTATGTTAAGGAGATGGAAGAGCCTTCGGAAGCCGACCTTATTCAGTATTATCAGGATAATAGCAATAATTTTGCCGTTCCCGAAAGCAGAACGGTTACGTATCTGACATACGGTTATGAAGATGTTAAAAATTCCGTTCAGGTTAGTGAAGAGGCTATGAAAGCGGAATATGAGGATAATATAGAATCATTCACCGAGCCTGAAAAAAGAGATGTTGTACAGTATCTTTTTGAAAAAGAGGAAGATGCACAAAAAGCTCTTGAGGATATAAACGAAGGTAAGGTATCCTTGTATGATGATAAAAAGATAGAGCTTGGTGAAGTCAGGCATGACGAGCTGCCAGAAGATGTGGTTGTTCCTGTTTTCGCTCTGGAAGTAGGGCAGTATAGCGAGTCTATAAACACTGATCTTGGTTGGCATATATTTACGATTAATAAAATATCCGAGCCGCAAGGCATACCTTTTGAAGAAGTGCGTGGGGAGATAGAGGATTATTTAAAAGATGTTAAGGCAGCGGAGATATTCGAGCAGTCTTCAATAAAAATAGAAGATGAGCTTGCCGCCGGTAACAAACTGGAGGATATAGCTAAAAAATTCGATTTGGTTATACATAGTATTCCTTCGATAAACTCCAATGCTCAAGGTTCTTCGGGCAAGCCGTTGACCGATATACCTGATCCGCAGACTCTTGCCGATGTTGCGTTTTCAGTTGAGTCGGGCGAAGTTTCGTCTATGACGCTGCTTTCTGATAATTCTACATATGTGCTGGTGAGGGTCGATAATGTAGTGCCTCAAAGGGTTAAGGCACTTGATGAGGTAAAAGGAACGGTTACAGCCTTATGGAAAGAATCTCAAAAACGCAAGAAGCTAATGGCGATTGCCGAGCAGGTCGCTATAGAAATAAAAGGCGGAAAAGCTCCTAAAGAACTGGCTTCGTCGATGGGACTTAAATTTAAGATGTCCGACGAGATAAAAAGACCGTCACCTGACGCTTTCCTTGATAATGAAGGCGGCGTTCCTGCGCAGTTATCACTTGAGTTATTCGGTTTGAAAAAAGGTGAATCCACATCTTATTATTTATCTGATAAGGGTGAGTATGTAATGGGAAAATTAGCCGATATTAAAGACTCTCAAGTAGATAAAGGTAAGCTTGCTAATCTGGAGGAAAGTCTGAAAAGAGATTTTACCGACGATATATTGAGGCAGTATAATTATTTCCTTAGAAAACAATACCCTGTGGAAGAAAATGAGAATATGTTGAATTCGTTAAGTTTATAA
- the tpiA gene encoding triose-phosphate isomerase produces MTKKNKNIREYPIIIANWKMNGLLRESMQNFKQLRAKINDSLIGCEIVICPPYTLLRDFAEKIPGTGIKLGAQNCHDKLEGAYTGSISAKMIRDMTCEYVIIGHSERRTTRNEGSELVRNKAEICHSQKLSTIICVGETLYERQNDLAKIVVREQVLHSIPKTSTAENTIIAYEPVWAIGTGKTPTAEQIEEMHNYIAHVINEELKQFENQPRIVYGGSTSSQNARSILSVPSVDGLLVGKASLDPDEFWKIIEATG; encoded by the coding sequence ATGACAAAGAAAAACAAAAACATCCGAGAATACCCTATAATAATTGCAAATTGGAAGATGAACGGTCTTTTGCGTGAAAGTATGCAGAACTTCAAACAGCTAAGGGCAAAGATAAACGATAGCTTAATCGGCTGTGAAATAGTGATATGTCCTCCTTACACTTTACTGCGTGATTTTGCTGAAAAAATTCCGGGAACAGGCATAAAGCTAGGCGCACAAAACTGTCATGATAAACTTGAAGGTGCTTACACAGGCTCAATAAGTGCGAAAATGATTCGTGATATGACCTGTGAATATGTAATCATAGGACACTCCGAAAGAAGAACCACAAGGAACGAGGGAAGCGAACTGGTACGCAACAAAGCTGAAATTTGTCATAGCCAGAAGCTTAGTACTATCATTTGCGTTGGTGAAACTCTATACGAAAGACAGAACGACCTTGCCAAAATAGTGGTACGTGAGCAGGTTCTGCACTCAATACCGAAAACCTCAACCGCCGAAAACACTATAATTGCATACGAGCCTGTATGGGCTATAGGTACGGGCAAAACCCCAACGGCAGAACAAATTGAGGAAATGCATAATTACATAGCACATGTAATAAATGAAGAACTAAAACAATTTGAAAACCAGCCAAGAATCGTGTATGGTGGCTCGACTAGCTCACAAAATGCACGTTCAATACTATCTGTTCCAAGTGTTGACGGTCTTCTGGTGGGCAAAGCCAGCCTTGATCCTGATGAATTCTGGAAGATTATTGAGGCTACAGGCTAA